In Paraburkholderia flava, one genomic interval encodes:
- the pqqE gene encoding pyrroloquinoline quinone biosynthesis protein PqqE: MTDLSHPVADAQSGSAGIAPPLWLLAELTYRCPLHCAFCYNPVDYTDHNRELSTAQWLDVLREARALGAAQLGFSGGEPLLRDDLEELVAEARKLGFYTNLITSGIGLTDTRLGNLKDAGLDHIQLSFQDSTQELNDFLSSTRTFDLKQRVAASIKRHGFPMVLNCVLHRYNLPHVDKIIEMALAMGAEYLELANTQYYGWAHANEAQLMPTREQLDEAEAVVQRYRETHGDRCKIFFVVPDYFERRPKRCMNGWGAVFLGVAPDGTALPCHAARGLPGLALPNVVDMPLREIWYDSTAFNRFRGLDWLKEPCRSCDEKEHDLGGCRCQAYLLTGDEEQADPVCDKSAFHEKVVNVVRRAADTTAALREQPIVFRNDANSRRLASASRSDANGTGDDGKPGARS; the protein is encoded by the coding sequence ATGACCGATCTTTCCCATCCCGTTGCCGATGCGCAGAGCGGCTCCGCCGGCATCGCCCCGCCGCTGTGGCTGCTCGCGGAGCTGACGTACCGCTGTCCGCTGCACTGCGCGTTCTGCTACAACCCGGTCGACTACACCGACCACAACCGCGAACTGAGCACCGCGCAATGGCTCGACGTGTTGCGCGAAGCACGCGCGCTCGGTGCGGCGCAGCTCGGGTTTTCCGGCGGCGAGCCGCTGTTGCGCGACGATCTCGAAGAACTGGTCGCGGAAGCACGCAAGCTCGGCTTCTACACGAACCTGATTACGTCGGGCATCGGTCTGACCGATACGCGGCTCGGCAATCTGAAGGACGCGGGCCTCGATCACATCCAGCTGTCGTTCCAGGATTCGACGCAGGAATTAAACGATTTTCTGAGCAGCACGCGGACGTTCGATCTGAAGCAGCGCGTCGCCGCGTCGATCAAACGGCACGGCTTTCCGATGGTGCTCAACTGTGTGCTGCATCGCTACAACCTGCCGCATGTCGACAAGATCATCGAGATGGCGCTCGCGATGGGTGCCGAATATCTGGAACTCGCGAACACGCAGTACTACGGCTGGGCGCATGCGAACGAAGCGCAGTTGATGCCGACGCGCGAGCAGCTCGACGAGGCCGAAGCGGTCGTGCAGCGCTATCGCGAGACGCACGGCGATCGCTGCAAAATATTCTTCGTCGTGCCCGACTACTTCGAACGCCGGCCGAAGCGCTGCATGAACGGCTGGGGCGCAGTGTTCCTCGGCGTTGCACCAGACGGCACCGCGTTGCCGTGTCACGCGGCACGCGGTCTGCCTGGTCTCGCGCTGCCCAACGTGGTCGACATGCCGCTGCGCGAGATCTGGTACGACAGTACCGCGTTCAACCGCTTTCGCGGCCTCGACTGGTTGAAGGAACCGTGCCGTAGCTGCGACGAAAAGGAACACGATCTTGGCGGGTGTCGCTGTCAGGCCTATCTGCTGACCGGCGATGAGGAACAGGCCGATCCGGTGTGCGACAAATCGGCGTTTCACGAAAAGGTCGTGAACGTCGTGCGTCGTGCGGCGGATACAACTGCTGCGCTGCGCGAACAACCGATCGTGTTCCGCAACGATGCGAACTCGCGCCGACTCGCGTCGGCATCGCGCAGCGACGCGAACGGTACTGGCGACGATGGCAAACCAGGAGCCCGATCATGA
- a CDS encoding alpha/beta fold hydrolase: MPRYDALRTRDGHRVVFAVAGAVDGIPVAVLHGGPGSGSNLAGALRLFDPARFRIVLIDQRGTCTSTPRGSVRRNRTDYLIDDLEAIRVRLGIERWGVLGGSWGAALALAYAGQHPHAVSGVVLRGLFLTSAREVSGLFVKSRRRAPRAWSRLCAAASCNRPSMLLSRCAALLQPGVDVARQRRVALAWRGYEEAVLARASLSSRSARLSMRESPRRSRTLIDKYRIQAHYLTHRCWLGEPRVLSFARRAAAAGVPLAAVHGSRDPVCPRDNLRRLARAVPAARIECVHGAGHLASDPALHRGVARALAALFDQPVHEGRAMRRAA, translated from the coding sequence ATGCCGCGTTACGACGCGCTGCGGACACGCGACGGCCATCGCGTTGTGTTCGCAGTGGCCGGAGCCGTCGACGGTATCCCCGTCGCTGTGCTGCACGGCGGTCCAGGCAGCGGCAGCAATCTCGCGGGCGCGTTGCGGCTCTTCGATCCGGCGCGCTTCAGGATCGTGCTGATCGACCAACGCGGCACCTGTACGTCGACGCCGCGCGGCAGCGTGCGACGCAATCGCACCGACTACCTGATCGACGATCTCGAAGCGATACGTGTGCGGCTTGGTATCGAGCGCTGGGGCGTGCTCGGCGGATCGTGGGGCGCGGCGCTTGCGCTTGCTTACGCGGGACAGCATCCGCATGCGGTCAGCGGCGTCGTGCTGCGCGGATTGTTTCTGACGTCGGCTCGCGAAGTGAGCGGCCTGTTCGTTAAATCCCGCCGACGCGCGCCGCGTGCGTGGTCGCGGTTGTGCGCAGCGGCGTCATGCAACCGGCCCTCGATGCTCCTCTCGCGCTGCGCGGCGCTTTTGCAACCGGGCGTCGACGTGGCGCGGCAACGACGCGTTGCGCTCGCATGGCGCGGCTACGAAGAAGCCGTGCTTGCGCGTGCGTCCTTGTCGTCGCGTAGTGCGCGGCTGTCGATGCGCGAGTCGCCGCGACGGTCGCGCACATTGATCGACAAGTACCGCATCCAGGCGCACTACCTGACGCATCGCTGCTGGCTCGGCGAACCGCGCGTGCTGTCGTTCGCGCGACGTGCAGCCGCGGCAGGCGTGCCGCTCGCAGCGGTACATGGGTCACGCGATCCGGTGTGTCCACGCGACAACCTGCGGCGCCTCGCGCGCGCGGTGCCCGCTGCACGCATCGAATGCGTGCACGGTGCAGGCCATCTCGCGAGCGACCCGGCGCTGCATCGTGGCGTCGCGCGTGCGCTCGCGGCGCTGTTCGATCAACCCGTCCACGAGGGGCGCGCGATGCGCCGAGCAGCATGA
- the pqqB gene encoding pyrroloquinoline quinone biosynthesis protein PqqB, giving the protein MKIKVLGSSAGGGFPQWNCNCRNCDGVRRGTVKATRRTQSSIAVSANGEDWLLVNASPDLLTQIAAHPELQPARRARDTGIAAVLVIDAQIDHVTGLLMLREHSAPLPLYATDAVWQDLCTGFPVGPILSHYCGVEHRRIALDGAPLELSALAGVQIDALPLSSKAPPYSPHRHAPERGDNLGLMFTNRQTGKRVFYAPGLGAIEPHVLDAMRGADLLLVDGTLWTGDEMIRLGLSKKTAADMGHLPQCGAGGMIDTLDSLGSTQKSVRKVLIHINNTNPILVEDGPERRTLAEHGIEVAYDGMTFDL; this is encoded by the coding sequence ATGAAGATCAAGGTACTCGGATCGTCGGCGGGCGGCGGTTTCCCGCAATGGAACTGCAACTGCCGCAATTGCGATGGAGTGCGGCGCGGCACCGTGAAGGCGACGCGTCGTACGCAGTCGTCGATTGCGGTCAGCGCGAACGGCGAGGACTGGCTGCTGGTGAACGCATCGCCCGATCTGCTCACGCAGATCGCCGCGCATCCGGAACTGCAGCCGGCTCGTCGTGCGCGCGATACGGGTATCGCGGCGGTGCTCGTCATCGATGCGCAGATCGATCATGTGACCGGCCTGCTGATGCTGCGCGAACACAGCGCGCCGCTGCCGCTCTACGCAACCGACGCCGTATGGCAAGACCTGTGCACCGGTTTTCCGGTCGGGCCGATCCTTTCGCACTATTGCGGCGTCGAGCATCGCCGGATCGCACTCGATGGCGCGCCACTCGAACTCAGTGCGCTGGCCGGCGTGCAGATCGATGCACTGCCGCTGTCGAGCAAGGCGCCGCCCTACTCGCCGCATCGCCACGCGCCCGAGCGCGGCGACAACCTCGGCCTCATGTTCACGAACCGGCAGACCGGCAAGCGCGTGTTCTACGCGCCGGGTCTCGGCGCAATCGAGCCGCACGTGCTCGACGCGATGCGCGGCGCGGATCTGCTGCTCGTCGACGGCACGCTGTGGACCGGCGACGAGATGATCCGTCTCGGCCTGTCGAAGAAGACCGCCGCCGACATGGGCCATCTGCCGCAGTGCGGCGCGGGCGGAATGATCGACACGCTCGATTCGCTGGGTTCAACGCAGAAAAGCGTGCGCAAGGTGCTGATCCACATCAACAACACGAACCCGATCCTTGTCGAAGACGGTCCGGAACGCCGGACGCTCGCCGAACATGGAATCGAAGTGGCTTATGACGGAATGACGTTCGATCTGTAG
- a CDS encoding ATP-binding protein, translating to MTSDDPSSLSSTHQAAPPPTVRRDLAWVLAVTVLAWILGATFDFSEHAYRWTRGLERFQLDELPGTLCVLAIGLAWFAWRRYRDARRELRRRCVLEEEAERLLADNRRLASQALDAQEIERRHLARELHDELGQYLNAIALDAARIRDLSITREPEIHRVALGLIQSASHVYRQIGGMIRRLRPIGLDEFGLPSALEHCVDGWRERLPNASFSLTIEGDFTGLADALTITLYRLVQEGLTNVSKFAHAARVEVFMVRAPRETAAGQKSDEPIDEIVVTMADDGPGVDLDKPRRGLGLIGMRERVEALGGEFHVASKPGGGFLFCARVPAHAGLAEPVN from the coding sequence GTGACCTCCGACGATCCTTCCAGCCTCTCTTCGACACACCAAGCAGCGCCGCCTCCGACGGTGCGGCGCGATCTCGCGTGGGTGCTTGCGGTGACCGTGCTGGCCTGGATACTCGGCGCGACGTTCGACTTCAGCGAGCATGCGTATCGCTGGACCCGTGGCCTCGAGCGTTTTCAGCTCGACGAACTGCCGGGCACGTTGTGCGTGCTCGCGATCGGTCTCGCGTGGTTTGCGTGGCGCCGCTATCGCGACGCGCGCCGCGAACTGCGCCGCCGCTGCGTGCTCGAGGAAGAAGCCGAGCGGCTGCTCGCGGACAACCGGCGGCTCGCGAGCCAGGCGCTGGACGCGCAGGAAATCGAGCGTCGCCATCTCGCGCGTGAACTGCACGACGAACTCGGTCAATACCTGAATGCGATCGCACTCGACGCCGCGCGCATCCGCGATCTGTCGATCACACGCGAGCCGGAGATCCATCGCGTGGCGCTTGGATTGATCCAGAGCGCGAGCCACGTATACCGGCAGATCGGCGGGATGATCCGCCGGCTGCGGCCGATCGGCCTCGACGAATTCGGTCTGCCGAGCGCGCTCGAACACTGCGTCGATGGCTGGCGCGAGCGGCTGCCCAACGCGTCGTTCTCGCTGACGATAGAAGGCGACTTCACCGGTCTCGCCGACGCACTGACGATCACGCTATACCGGCTCGTGCAGGAAGGACTGACCAACGTGTCGAAGTTCGCGCATGCGGCGCGTGTCGAGGTCTTCATGGTGCGTGCGCCGCGCGAAACGGCGGCGGGACAGAAGAGCGACGAGCCCATCGACGAAATCGTCGTGACGATGGCCGACGACGGCCCCGGTGTCGATCTGGACAAGCCGCGTCGAGGACTCGGTCTGATCGGCATGCGCGAGCGCGTCGAAGCGCTCGGCGGCGAGTTTCATGTCGCGAGCAAACCCGGCGGCGGCTTCCTGTTCTGCGCGCGCGTGCCCGCTCACGCGGGGCTTGCCGAACCCGTGAACTGA
- the pqqC gene encoding pyrroloquinoline-quinone synthase PqqC, whose protein sequence is MNAKDTFGTAQANETRALSRPNEPAWTRDEFEAQLRAKGTSYHIHHPFNVKMNSGGCSREQIRGWVANRFYYQINIPLKDAAVLSNCPDRETRRRWVLRILDHDGYGDEEGGIETWARLADAVGLSRDELWSLRLVTPGVRFAVDAYVNFARRAPWQEAVCSSLTEMFAPQVHRDRLASWPEHYAWIEPGGLAYFRSRIALAQRDVLHGLEVTLDHFTRRDQQERALDILQFKLDILWSMLDSIEKAFPQ, encoded by the coding sequence ATGAACGCGAAAGACACCTTCGGCACGGCGCAGGCCAACGAGACCCGCGCGCTATCCAGGCCGAACGAACCCGCATGGACCCGCGACGAATTCGAAGCGCAACTGCGCGCGAAAGGCACGTCGTATCACATCCATCACCCGTTCAACGTGAAGATGAACAGCGGCGGATGCTCGCGTGAGCAGATTCGCGGCTGGGTCGCGAACCGCTTCTACTATCAGATCAACATTCCGTTGAAGGACGCGGCCGTGCTGTCGAACTGTCCGGATCGCGAGACGCGGCGCCGCTGGGTGCTGCGCATTCTCGATCACGACGGCTACGGCGACGAGGAAGGCGGCATCGAAACGTGGGCGCGGCTCGCGGATGCGGTCGGATTGTCGCGCGACGAACTGTGGTCGCTGCGACTCGTCACGCCGGGCGTGCGCTTCGCAGTCGATGCATACGTGAACTTCGCGCGCCGCGCGCCGTGGCAGGAAGCAGTGTGCTCGTCACTGACCGAGATGTTCGCGCCGCAGGTGCATCGCGACCGGCTCGCGAGCTGGCCCGAACATTACGCGTGGATAGAGCCCGGCGGCCTCGCGTATTTCCGCTCGCGGATCGCGCTCGCGCAGCGCGACGTGCTGCACGGGCTCGAGGTCACCCTCGATCACTTCACGCGGCGCGACCAGCAGGAACGCGCACTCGACATCCTGCAGTTCAAGCTCGACATCCTGTGGTCGATGCTGGACTCGATCGAAAAGGCGTTTCCGCAATGA
- the pqqD gene encoding pyrroloquinoline quinone biosynthesis peptide chaperone PqqD, producing MNDIARNVGPNSCLTIAKQFRLQWEPAQNAHVLLYPEGMVKLNQSAGEILKRCDGTRDIDALIADLEHAFSTTGLGPEVRAFVADARGRGWLE from the coding sequence ATGAACGACATCGCACGCAACGTCGGCCCCAACAGCTGCCTCACGATCGCGAAGCAGTTTCGCCTGCAATGGGAGCCGGCACAGAACGCGCATGTGCTGCTGTATCCCGAGGGCATGGTGAAGCTCAACCAGAGCGCGGGAGAAATTCTCAAGCGCTGCGACGGCACACGCGATATCGATGCGCTGATCGCCGATCTGGAGCACGCATTCAGCACGACGGGGCTCGGTCCCGAAGTGCGGGCATTCGTCGCCGACGCGCGCGGGCGCGGCTGGCTGGAGTAG
- a CDS encoding response regulator transcription factor, protein MSLADISVLLVDDHAVVREGYRRLLELNDDVHVCGEAADAGDAYQRFCALRPDVVVMDVSLPGASGIEAMRRMLARVPDARVLIFSVHEEAIFVRRALDAGALGYVTKASAPDVLVEAVRTIARRAGYLSPDVSQALALRNAFSEGPPGRQLSAREFEVMRLLVQGYTLPSIAEKLGLSQKTVANHQSVIRQKFGADNGVQLAQMASRLGLQFTGSASPA, encoded by the coding sequence ATGAGCCTCGCGGATATCTCCGTCCTGCTCGTCGACGATCACGCGGTGGTCCGCGAAGGCTACCGGCGCCTGCTCGAACTGAACGACGACGTACACGTATGCGGCGAAGCAGCCGATGCGGGCGACGCATACCAGCGCTTCTGCGCGCTGCGGCCGGACGTCGTCGTGATGGACGTGTCGCTGCCGGGCGCGAGCGGCATCGAAGCGATGCGGCGAATGCTCGCGCGCGTACCCGATGCGCGCGTGCTGATTTTTAGTGTGCATGAGGAAGCGATCTTCGTGCGCCGCGCGCTCGACGCGGGCGCGCTCGGCTACGTGACGAAAGCCAGCGCGCCCGACGTGCTCGTCGAAGCGGTCCGCACGATCGCGCGACGCGCGGGCTACCTGAGCCCCGACGTTTCGCAGGCGCTCGCGCTGCGCAATGCGTTCAGCGAGGGGCCGCCGGGACGTCAGCTGTCGGCACGCGAATTCGAGGTCATGCGGCTGCTCGTGCAGGGCTACACGCTGCCGAGCATCGCGGAAAAACTCGGTTTGAGCCAGAAGACGGTGGCCAATCATCAGTCGGTGATTCGCCAGAAATTCGGCGCGGACAACGGCGTGCAGCTCGCGCAGATGGCGAGCCGGCTTGGGCTTCAGTTCACGGGTTCGGCAAGCCCCGCGTGA
- a CDS encoding formylmethanofuran dehydrogenase subunit C has protein sequence MSTTTTLLAKTTPAFRVDASALLPVALTALSIADIERIVLPAGNERCAVGDLFVVSRDASSADADANPTLTIDGAGPWLDRVGAQMDGGHLAVHGSTGDYSGWRMTGGTLHIDGHAGHFTACEMRGGRLTVTGNCGDFAAGALPGDMEGMTGGTLTIHGNAGARLADRMRRGLVLVGGDAGAFAASRIVAGTVGVAGHVGPHYAYGMRRGTLLLAHAPAPLPPTFTAGGVGFDVFWALLVRSLAHEIAPFSQWRADRLPTRHAGDLAVDGRGEILIAG, from the coding sequence ATGAGCACGACGACGACGCTACTTGCGAAAACCACGCCCGCCTTTCGCGTCGATGCGTCGGCGCTGCTGCCGGTGGCGCTCACTGCGTTGTCGATTGCGGACATCGAACGCATCGTGCTGCCGGCGGGGAACGAACGCTGTGCGGTTGGGGATCTGTTCGTGGTGTCGCGCGATGCGTCTTCTGCAGATGCCGATGCAAACCCCACGCTGACGATCGACGGCGCCGGCCCGTGGCTCGATCGCGTCGGCGCGCAGATGGACGGCGGTCATCTCGCCGTACACGGCTCGACCGGCGACTACAGCGGCTGGCGGATGACCGGCGGCACACTACACATCGATGGCCACGCCGGACATTTCACCGCCTGCGAAATGCGCGGCGGCCGATTGACGGTCACCGGCAACTGCGGCGACTTCGCAGCGGGCGCACTGCCCGGCGACATGGAAGGGATGACCGGCGGCACGCTGACGATCCACGGCAACGCGGGTGCGCGACTCGCCGACCGGATGCGTCGCGGGCTGGTGCTCGTAGGCGGCGATGCGGGTGCCTTTGCAGCGTCGCGGATCGTCGCAGGCACGGTCGGTGTCGCGGGCCACGTGGGCCCGCATTATGCATACGGTATGCGACGCGGCACGTTGCTGCTCGCGCATGCACCGGCCCCGTTACCGCCGACTTTTACCGCCGGCGGCGTCGGCTTCGACGTGTTCTGGGCGCTGCTCGTGCGCAGTCTTGCTCACGAAATCGCGCCGTTCTCGCAGTGGCGCGCCGACCGCCTGCCGACTCGCCACGCAGGCGATCTTGCAGTCGATGGCCGGGGAGAAATTTTGATCGCCGGATGA
- a CDS encoding cytochrome b, whose amino-acid sequence MTTAHSPSSATPGSDAARPARYTGSLIVLHWLIALGIIVLLALGLYMVGLPKGLPVKATLINLHKSLGMTVFLLVLLRILVRVASTRPPLPPMRPWQRAAARITQGLLYVAMVAMPLAGYLGSSFNRYGTRFWGVLLPKWGWDDAGLRALFFGIHQAIAYLLIALIVLHIAGAIRHQWIDRDNLLARMWP is encoded by the coding sequence ATGACGACAGCGCACTCTCCCTCCTCCGCGACGCCCGGCTCCGACGCCGCGCGTCCTGCGCGTTACACGGGCTCGCTGATCGTGCTGCACTGGCTGATCGCGCTCGGCATCATCGTGCTGCTCGCGCTCGGGCTCTATATGGTCGGGCTACCGAAGGGATTGCCTGTGAAGGCGACGCTGATCAACCTTCACAAGTCGCTCGGCATGACGGTTTTCCTGCTGGTGCTTCTGCGCATCCTGGTACGTGTGGCCTCCACCCGGCCACCGCTGCCGCCGATGCGTCCGTGGCAACGCGCCGCCGCGCGCATCACGCAGGGTCTTTTATACGTCGCGATGGTTGCGATGCCGCTCGCCGGTTATCTCGGCTCTTCGTTCAACCGCTACGGCACGCGCTTCTGGGGCGTGCTGCTGCCGAAGTGGGGCTGGGACGACGCGGGATTGCGCGCGCTGTTCTTCGGCATTCATCAGGCGATCGCCTATCTGCTGATCGCACTGATCGTGCTGCATATCGCGGGTGCGATCAGACATCAGTGGATCGACCGCGACAATCTGCTCGCGAGGATGTGGCCATGA
- the fhcD gene encoding formylmethanofuran--tetrahydromethanopterin N-formyltransferase → MSDSATLQINGTTIDATFAEAFPMKATRLVITAHTPAWALNAAHSLTGFATSVIGCGCEAGVERVLASNETPDGRPGVSVLLFAVSSKELAKQIERRVGQCVLTCPTTAVFGGIDPATSRSPLSDRASLGSALRFFGDGWQISKMLGETRYWRVPVMDGEFVCEDTALTVKAVGGGNLLLLARDVDAALAAAEAAVDAMRALPNVIMPFPGGVVRSGSKVGSKYRGASASTNDAFCPTLIGLSPHSELSADVGCVLEIVIDGLTDADVGAAMTAGIAAATARGRAAGMLRISAGNYGGKLGPYHFHLHALAAGVDGSRA, encoded by the coding sequence ATGAGCGACTCCGCGACCTTGCAGATCAACGGCACGACGATCGACGCGACGTTCGCGGAGGCGTTCCCGATGAAAGCGACGAGGCTCGTGATCACCGCGCACACGCCCGCGTGGGCGCTGAACGCCGCGCATTCGCTGACCGGTTTCGCGACGTCGGTGATCGGCTGCGGGTGCGAGGCCGGCGTCGAGCGCGTGCTTGCGTCCAACGAGACGCCTGATGGTCGACCAGGCGTCTCGGTGTTGCTGTTCGCGGTGTCGTCGAAGGAACTGGCGAAGCAGATCGAGCGTCGCGTCGGCCAATGCGTGCTCACATGTCCGACGACCGCCGTGTTCGGCGGCATCGATCCGGCGACGAGCCGCTCGCCGCTGTCCGACCGTGCATCGCTCGGCAGCGCGCTGCGGTTTTTCGGCGACGGCTGGCAGATTTCGAAAATGCTCGGCGAAACGCGCTACTGGCGCGTGCCGGTGATGGACGGCGAATTCGTCTGCGAGGACACCGCGCTCACCGTGAAGGCCGTCGGCGGCGGCAATCTGCTGCTGCTCGCGCGCGATGTCGACGCCGCGCTCGCAGCCGCCGAAGCCGCAGTCGACGCGATGCGCGCGCTGCCGAACGTGATCATGCCGTTTCCGGGCGGTGTCGTGCGCTCGGGTTCGAAGGTCGGATCGAAGTATCGCGGCGCGAGCGCGTCGACCAACGATGCGTTTTGTCCGACGCTGATCGGACTGTCGCCGCACAGCGAGTTGAGCGCGGACGTCGGCTGCGTGCTCGAGATCGTGATCGACGGACTGACCGACGCCGACGTCGGTGCGGCGATGACGGCGGGTATCGCGGCAGCCACTGCGCGCGGTCGTGCAGCGGGGATGCTGCGGATCTCTGCGGGTAACTATGGCGGCAAGCTCGGGCCGTATCACTTTCATCTGCATGCGCTAGCCGCAGGTGTCGACGGGAGCCGCGCATGA
- a CDS encoding TonB-dependent receptor produces the protein MSMRYRAVLTLRLRHRARLTLCFGSALASLSATAWAQSAPTAAAATAASTPAASAETQPTQPTAETTLAPIIVVGTTPLLGIGTPLSQVPANVQTVHASDLERQHRSTLTDYFAKNLPSVDISDAQGNPYQMNLTYRGFTASPLLGTPQGLSVFVDGVRVNEPFGDVVNWDLIPQQAIDTIQLIPGSNPTYGLNTLGGAIAITTKNGKTSPGGEAEITGGSWGRKTAQIEQGGTIGDHLDYYFTGDVGNDNGWAEQNASRVRQAFGKLRYTDADTTLSFSAGGAENDLRGVQTIPRSFLGNPKQPYTYPDQNENTVGYVTLSGDHYFNDHVELSGNVYYRRFLNTNISSNNNTDFGSIDDDGNIDTLQATNEKSSVATTSYGASLQLTLLGKLGGMQNQLVAGVSADVANSHYTESSQDAMFTDSRATIGIGDFEQQTDARMHSGSYGIYLEDTLSITPQWSVTLAGRYNWADASIGDSSGTQPQLDGHHTFSRFNPAFGINWNPVPGFTAYATYNEGMRSPTAIELACADPTAPCSLPNDFVSDPALKPVISKTFEVGARGRIGRSTTWSASAYSTTLDDDIEFISANGASSSEGFFQNVGRTRRQGLELAGHSRFGPVGVTASYSYVDATYRSSWTESSSSNSSADANGNITVKPGNHIPGIPANTVKLRLDYDATSKWTIGTNLTWRGGVYAQGDENNQDINGKLSGYLLIDMDTTYQVTKQLQVFASVTNLLDKRYASFGVLGENFFNGPNHTFDGANPINEQFVGPGAPRGVWVGLRYAWK, from the coding sequence ATGAGCATGCGATACCGTGCCGTCCTCACCCTCCGCTTGCGACACCGCGCAAGGCTCACGCTGTGCTTCGGCAGCGCGCTTGCGAGCCTGTCCGCAACCGCATGGGCGCAGAGCGCACCTACTGCTGCAGCAGCAACCGCAGCGTCCACACCCGCTGCGTCCGCGGAGACGCAACCCACGCAGCCAACCGCCGAAACCACGCTCGCTCCGATCATCGTCGTCGGCACGACACCGCTGCTCGGCATCGGCACGCCGCTTTCTCAAGTGCCCGCGAATGTGCAGACCGTACACGCGAGCGATCTCGAACGGCAGCATCGCAGCACCCTCACCGACTACTTCGCAAAGAATCTGCCGAGCGTCGACATCTCCGATGCGCAGGGCAACCCGTATCAGATGAACCTCACCTATCGCGGCTTCACCGCGTCGCCGCTGCTCGGCACGCCGCAGGGGCTGTCGGTGTTCGTCGACGGTGTGCGCGTGAACGAACCGTTCGGCGACGTCGTCAACTGGGATCTGATTCCGCAGCAGGCCATCGACACGATCCAGCTGATCCCCGGCTCCAATCCGACCTACGGCCTGAACACACTCGGCGGCGCGATCGCGATCACGACGAAGAACGGCAAGACGAGCCCCGGCGGCGAGGCGGAGATCACCGGCGGCTCGTGGGGCCGCAAGACCGCGCAGATCGAACAGGGCGGCACGATCGGCGATCATCTCGACTACTACTTCACCGGCGACGTCGGCAACGACAACGGCTGGGCCGAGCAGAACGCGAGCCGCGTGCGTCAGGCGTTCGGCAAACTGCGCTACACCGACGCCGACACCACGCTGTCGTTTTCAGCAGGCGGCGCCGAGAACGACCTGCGCGGCGTGCAGACCATTCCGCGCTCGTTCCTCGGCAACCCGAAGCAACCGTACACGTATCCCGACCAGAATGAAAACACCGTCGGCTACGTCACGCTGTCGGGCGATCACTACTTCAACGATCACGTTGAACTGAGCGGCAACGTCTACTACCGGCGCTTTCTGAACACCAACATCAGCAGCAACAACAACACCGACTTCGGCTCGATCGACGACGACGGCAACATCGACACGCTGCAGGCGACCAACGAGAAGTCGTCGGTGGCGACCACCAGCTACGGCGCGAGCCTGCAGCTCACGTTGCTCGGCAAGCTCGGCGGCATGCAGAACCAGCTCGTCGCGGGCGTATCGGCCGACGTCGCGAACTCGCACTACACGGAGTCGTCGCAGGACGCGATGTTCACCGATTCGCGCGCGACGATCGGCATCGGCGACTTCGAGCAGCAGACGGATGCGCGCATGCACAGCGGCAGCTACGGCATCTATCTGGAGGACACGCTGTCGATCACGCCGCAGTGGTCGGTGACGCTCGCCGGGCGCTACAACTGGGCCGACGCATCGATCGGCGACTCGAGTGGCACGCAGCCGCAGCTCGACGGCCACCATACGTTTTCGCGCTTCAACCCGGCGTTCGGCATCAACTGGAACCCGGTGCCGGGCTTCACCGCGTACGCGACGTACAACGAAGGCATGCGTTCGCCGACCGCAATCGAGCTCGCGTGCGCGGACCCGACTGCGCCGTGCTCGCTGCCGAACGACTTCGTCTCCGATCCCGCGCTGAAGCCGGTGATCTCGAAGACCTTCGAAGTGGGCGCGCGCGGCCGCATCGGCCGGTCGACGACGTGGAGCGCAAGCGCCTACAGCACGACGCTCGACGACGACATCGAGTTCATCAGCGCGAACGGCGCATCGAGCTCCGAGGGCTTCTTCCAGAACGTCGGCCGCACGCGCCGGCAAGGGCTCGAACTCGCGGGACACAGCCGCTTCGGACCGGTCGGCGTGACCGCGAGCTACAGCTACGTCGATGCGACCTACCGGTCCTCGTGGACCGAAAGCAGCTCGAGCAATTCGAGCGCCGACGCCAACGGCAACATCACCGTCAAGCCCGGCAATCACATTCCGGGCATTCCGGCGAACACCGTCAAGCTGCGACTCGATTACGACGCGACGTCGAAGTGGACGATCGGCACGAATCTAACGTGGCGCGGCGGCGTCTATGCACAGGGCGACGAGAACAACCAGGACATCAACGGCAAGCTCTCGGGCTACCTGCTGATCGATATGGACACGACGTATCAGGTGACGAAGCAGTTGCAGGTGTTCGCGTCGGTGACGAACCTGCTCGACAAGCGGTATGCGAGCTTCGGCGTGCTCGGGGAGAATTTCTTCAACGGACCGAATCACACATTCGACGGCGCGAACCCGATCAACGAGCAGTTCGTTGGACCGGGGGCGCCGCGCGGGGTGTGGGTGGGGTTGCGGTATGCGTGGAAGTAG